A genome region from Arachidicoccus soli includes the following:
- a CDS encoding helix-turn-helix domain-containing protein, with protein sequence MANNYFSINVKFLRKGAKLTQAELFKKIGFKDRTWSNYETGVSIPNLNDLIKISKYFGVSLDDLIFCDLSKKEGRNLEREEESKDLLKAEKMIKVQEDNIKLLKDNITLKNDKIKRLEKDLRDMETYIKRPALTKAKP encoded by the coding sequence ATGGCAAATAATTATTTTTCAATTAATGTAAAATTTCTGCGCAAGGGGGCAAAACTCACGCAGGCAGAGCTTTTTAAAAAAATTGGTTTTAAGGATAGGACATGGAGTAATTATGAAACAGGCGTTTCTATTCCTAATCTTAACGATTTAATTAAAATATCCAAATATTTTGGAGTATCATTAGATGATTTAATTTTTTGTGATTTGTCAAAAAAAGAGGGGAGGAATTTGGAAAGAGAAGAGGAATCGAAAGACTTACTAAAGGCTGAAAAAATGATAAAAGTACAGGAAGACAATATCAAGCTCTTAAAAGATAACATAACCTTGAAGAATGATAAAATAAAAAGATTGGAGAAAGATTTAAGAGATATGGAAACTTATATTAAACGCCCGGCCTTAACTAAAGCAAAACCTTAA
- a CDS encoding DUF6934 family protein, with protein sequence MNLVHYSFNTNSSCLDFEFDSEGLKGKIKKVVRFSPQNANGITYFNLGFGDINPETGNIDDLSKSNNGDRDKILATIAHIVLVFTEHFPDVMVYAQGSTATRTRLYQIGITNHFSEIEQILNVYGFVDGKWQRFNKGVNYDAFLVARK encoded by the coding sequence ATGAATTTAGTCCATTATTCATTCAATACTAACAGCAGTTGCCTTGATTTTGAGTTTGATAGTGAAGGTCTCAAAGGTAAGATTAAGAAAGTAGTCCGTTTCAGTCCGCAGAACGCGAACGGCATAACCTACTTTAATCTTGGCTTCGGTGATATAAATCCGGAAACAGGAAATATTGATGATTTGTCCAAATCCAACAATGGGGACAGAGATAAAATATTAGCAACTATCGCTCATATTGTACTTGTTTTCACAGAACACTTTCCTGATGTGATGGTATATGCACAAGGTAGTACCGCAACTCGTACAAGATTATATCAAATTGGAATAACCAATCACTTTAGCGAAATAGAGCAGATTTTAAACGTTTATGGATTCGTAGATGGCAAATGGCAAAGATTTAACAAAGGTGTGAATTATGATGCTTTTTTGGTCGCACGTAAATAA
- the dusB gene encoding tRNA dihydrouridine synthase DusB, translating to MIKIGNISLPEFPLLLAPMEDVSDPPFRSVCKSNGADMMYTEFISSEGLIRDAIKSRRKLDIFEEERPVGIQIFGGDEEAMGMSAAIVETVNPDLVDINFGCPVKKVVTKGAGAGVLRDVDLMVRLTQSVIKHTQLPVTVKTRLGWDDDTKNIEEVAERLQDIGIAALSIHGRTRCQMYKGLADWELIGKIKNNPRIHIPIFGNGDIDSPEKALEYKNRYGVDGVMIGRAAIGYPWIFNEIKHFLQTGEHLPLPTVQQRVAVIRQHLKHSLNWKGPKVGIFEMRRHYTNYLKGFPNIKEFRSRLVQLNTYEEIDEVLEEVLRTYDGFVAEKNLWTFAEGAPNCETAK from the coding sequence TTGATTAAGATTGGAAATATAAGCTTACCGGAATTTCCTTTGCTACTGGCACCTATGGAAGATGTGAGTGACCCACCATTTCGTTCTGTGTGCAAAAGCAACGGGGCTGATATGATGTACACAGAGTTTATAAGTAGTGAAGGACTTATTCGGGATGCAATTAAAAGCCGCCGTAAACTGGATATTTTTGAAGAAGAACGTCCGGTAGGCATCCAGATTTTTGGGGGAGATGAAGAAGCGATGGGCATGAGTGCTGCAATTGTAGAAACAGTAAACCCTGATTTGGTGGATATAAATTTTGGTTGTCCGGTAAAAAAAGTAGTTACGAAAGGCGCCGGCGCAGGTGTTCTGAGAGATGTTGATTTAATGGTAAGACTTACACAATCGGTAATCAAACATACACAATTGCCTGTGACAGTGAAAACGCGGTTGGGTTGGGATGATGACACCAAGAATATTGAAGAGGTCGCTGAGAGGTTACAAGACATAGGTATCGCAGCATTGTCCATTCATGGTCGCACGCGCTGCCAGATGTATAAAGGTCTTGCTGATTGGGAATTAATAGGTAAGATAAAAAATAACCCCCGTATACATATTCCCATTTTTGGAAATGGCGATATTGATTCCCCGGAGAAAGCCTTGGAGTATAAAAATCGTTATGGAGTTGATGGGGTTATGATTGGCCGAGCCGCAATAGGCTATCCTTGGATTTTTAATGAGATAAAGCATTTCTTACAAACTGGGGAGCATTTACCACTGCCTACGGTCCAACAAAGAGTAGCTGTTATTCGTCAACACTTGAAGCATTCTCTCAATTGGAAAGGACCAAAAGTGGGTATTTTTGAAATGCGCCGTCATTACACAAATTATTTAAAAGGATTTCCCAATATAAAAGAGTTTCGCAGCCGCTTAGTGCAGTTAAATACTTATGAAGAAATTGATGAGGTTCTAGAAGAAGTTCTAAGGACTTACGATGGGTTTGTGGCAGAAAAAAACTTGTGGACTTTCGCTGAGGGCGCACCCAATTGTGAAACGGCAAAATAA
- a CDS encoding FG-GAP-like repeat-containing protein, producing the protein MNKFYRFFIAVKNRYNIFFFVCFLVPNLLFSQATIDLSKPVGTPKGGGGENGTGGVSYSIPIEVLPGVNGLQPGISLNYSSQGGDGIAGWGWSLSAYSAISRAGKSNYYNSKAAPVSYTNTNDAFVLNGQRLFPISGDNGNDGTVYGTENESFAKIESFGGTETSGPEWFKVTLKDGTQMEYGNASNSKMWTDDNQSTMIWLLNKITDKNGNYIDYKYNIQSQDRYFNLMEIDYTGNTVTATAPYNKILFSYFSDPDWQKHKVFQGGASLVSPWNLDQISVENSTGSIVESYKCAYHSLHNQEFLQSVTEIGADGTSLNPLKFTYGSDTSASDVDISPSYGQFNYNNTFTGDITGDGKDDVIGGYYSIDNNGVPHYKSYAVFDDFSTYNGGAAIGIAYSYYFPDTTDPTKSGQLSYQRHIEPYGKTNSFSTEDFNGDSKADVLLSNWTISGATMAFNNITINYSKYYGAIVGNTYQSQVYSDIPHSTGYSNAFKYAYTTYSSSTGTYFGTNFISGDFDGDGTQDYILILGINPSNSFKAFYSCPKKGIFNQEISGFGVEGTSTDPFYATSVASASDVIPIDFDGDGKTEILVEKANQSYILSLNFAGTGGLISSTILYTTTDIKSGYRVFPGDFNGDGKADLLVRSSKDDPTASWNILYSTGKAFKSYPFIWHYRVYLDGDNGVSNAHLLMVGDLNGDGRSDIWHSLDNASGGLHSIHCINYSEGIPPDGQNSLAAFTEEEYNKSETVNKSASTGTISGDINGDGKPDVMSLLGTTSKIIFPKPFKEDHLMTSSTDGFGNTTTYDYDLMNRSSNYQRSYIYEYDDPGTSPTLGQNGVIYNVLKSPMYLLTDVNEPNGIGGSNTVAYNYRDAVYSPKRGFLGFKELDTYDYASGISNHNIAEIDASLLLPHTVRQLTLYSIDTLSDTKISDTLLKVSSNYLDKRYVHQILKTLSIDNLTGSATENSNVYDNYGNITSNTTKNGYMSGVSIIPVETDTSTTVYGIHGTPVPAAPELVTISNTRSGQSAANKQMAYTYDAKGNVLTSTDWNGTALATTTTKTYDNFGNVKTIAVNAPNTLTPTVVNTYDNTGRFLTKKQAVGSGITKTETYTYEPEWGLPATSTSSDGLTTSYTYDNSFGRLIKTILPDGNEITKALNWETSGNARYSTTMQRAEDGGMYSKQYYDVLNREIKKENGGFNNQLLTQINNYDYKGNLSSQTEPYYANETLITTINTYDNYGRLTGSSNGASSVTIGYSKLPGGQYKVTTTNGAGQSTSKTQDAAGKVVTSNDNGGQINFTYDSWGNQKSVIIGSNTVVSSVYDAYGRQTSMTDKNAGTIAYEYNALGKVTKQTDALGHVYTVAYDAFGRMTTHSGPEGSIVYTYYNNTSSGNCNDNITQITGFSGDVTNYLYDNLFRPTSESVVFDGTTFTKTMAYDSYGNLIKTTYPSGVIINDTYNKNGILTKTTMGSGAEKTLFTATAMNSRGIYTGYSYGNGKSSTVTYDLVKSAPSRYYTPGIQDLNFNFDAQTGNLLSRKDSIKNLTETFTYDNLNRLTGASVNNVAQFSMSYDNTGGTSLGNIATRSDVGNYVYDNNKINAVKYITSTTGGQTPPGVISQNQQDISYTPFLKADTISQNGYKLSYTYGQDYQRIKSLLKQGSTVVETKYYLGAFERQIKGGITRDIHYINAGNGLCAIIVKEGSAITPYFVYSDHLGSILKVTDTLGDIVAQQNFDAWGRNRNPDNWTYTGIPSVPDWLYRGYTGHEHLAQFALINMNGRMYDPVTGRMLSPDNYIQQPWNSQSYNRYGYCINNPLIYTDPSGEIFGIDDLIFGTVGALINFGTQLISGNVHNFGQALGYIGTGFVSGVAFEYGGPIAAGAIAGAGNAWVAGGSISQIAAGAIIGGVSGGVGQAVGSYAGSVLANATGITGGAIGIGTQALVGGAAAGFTGGALGGMVNGEGLGQSLNEGLNSALVGAALGGGLGAVNGGLSSWANDEHVLTGKPLTFGSTSIGELKGNFLSEANEINDYQKLLGWLEKNGYLSSTRAGDLQAFLDPSENDIDLIFKNITTNGDYGSDATLIQTGENLFKLKLGKYGSQVFFRNTFSNGNIPTIYITVKDALSSQMFKIRFGNPTR; encoded by the coding sequence ATGAATAAATTTTACCGATTTTTTATTGCCGTAAAGAACCGATATAACATTTTCTTCTTCGTTTGCTTTTTAGTGCCAAATCTTCTATTCTCGCAGGCGACAATCGATTTATCAAAACCAGTCGGTACACCAAAAGGTGGTGGCGGCGAAAATGGAACAGGGGGTGTTAGCTATTCAATACCCATAGAAGTGCTACCTGGCGTAAATGGATTACAGCCAGGCATAAGCCTTAATTATTCATCACAAGGTGGAGATGGAATTGCAGGTTGGGGGTGGAGCTTATCTGCCTATTCCGCCATTTCCCGTGCAGGTAAGAGTAATTATTATAATAGCAAAGCCGCACCTGTATCGTATACAAATACAAATGATGCATTTGTTTTAAATGGCCAAAGATTATTTCCTATTTCTGGAGACAATGGAAATGACGGAACAGTTTATGGTACTGAGAACGAAAGCTTTGCCAAAATAGAGTCTTTCGGCGGTACTGAGACATCTGGTCCAGAATGGTTTAAGGTAACTCTTAAAGATGGTACTCAAATGGAATATGGAAATGCAAGTAACAGCAAAATGTGGACAGATGATAATCAAAGTACTATGATCTGGTTGCTAAATAAAATCACAGATAAAAATGGCAACTATATAGATTACAAATATAATATTCAGAGTCAGGATAGATATTTTAATTTGATGGAAATAGATTATACGGGTAATACAGTGACGGCCACTGCACCTTACAATAAAATATTATTTAGCTATTTTTCTGACCCTGACTGGCAAAAACATAAAGTATTTCAAGGAGGGGCGTCATTAGTTAGTCCCTGGAATCTTGACCAAATATCTGTAGAAAATTCAACCGGTAGCATTGTTGAATCATATAAATGTGCATACCACTCCTTGCACAATCAAGAATTTCTTCAATCAGTCACCGAAATAGGTGCAGATGGAACAAGTCTGAATCCTTTAAAATTTACTTATGGATCTGATACCTCAGCTTCAGATGTGGACATTTCTCCTTCCTATGGACAGTTCAACTATAATAATACATTCACAGGAGATATTACTGGTGATGGAAAGGATGATGTTATTGGAGGGTATTATAGCATAGATAATAATGGCGTACCTCATTACAAATCCTATGCAGTTTTTGATGATTTTTCTACTTATAATGGTGGGGCTGCTATAGGAATTGCCTATTCCTATTATTTTCCGGATACAACGGATCCCACTAAATCTGGTCAATTATCCTATCAAAGGCATATAGAACCCTATGGTAAAACAAATTCCTTTTCTACTGAAGACTTTAATGGGGATAGTAAAGCGGATGTTTTATTATCAAATTGGACTATTTCGGGTGCAACTATGGCGTTTAATAATATTACTATTAATTATTCAAAATATTATGGGGCAATTGTGGGAAATACTTATCAAAGTCAGGTTTATAGTGACATCCCACATTCTACCGGTTATAGTAATGCTTTTAAGTATGCTTATACAACCTATTCTTCAAGTACGGGTACTTATTTTGGTACAAATTTTATTTCCGGAGATTTTGACGGGGACGGCACACAGGACTATATTTTAATTCTTGGCATAAACCCGTCCAATTCTTTTAAAGCTTTTTACTCATGTCCCAAAAAAGGGATATTTAATCAGGAAATAAGTGGATTTGGGGTAGAAGGTACTTCTACCGATCCATTTTACGCAACATCAGTTGCAAGTGCGTCAGATGTAATCCCGATAGATTTTGACGGTGACGGGAAAACGGAAATCCTTGTTGAAAAAGCCAATCAAAGTTACATCCTATCGCTCAATTTTGCCGGTACCGGCGGCCTCATCTCCTCTACAATCCTTTATACAACCACTGATATTAAATCGGGTTATCGGGTTTTCCCAGGCGATTTTAATGGGGATGGAAAGGCCGATTTATTAGTAAGGTCATCTAAAGATGATCCAACTGCAAGTTGGAATATCCTATATAGTACAGGTAAGGCTTTTAAATCTTATCCTTTTATTTGGCATTACAGAGTATATCTTGATGGGGATAATGGTGTCTCTAATGCTCATCTATTAATGGTTGGTGATTTAAATGGAGACGGCAGGTCAGATATCTGGCATTCTTTGGATAATGCGAGTGGTGGATTGCATTCTATACATTGTATCAATTATAGTGAGGGTATACCACCAGACGGACAAAATTCATTAGCAGCTTTTACCGAAGAAGAGTATAACAAATCAGAGACCGTCAACAAATCGGCTTCCACTGGAACTATTTCTGGAGATATAAATGGAGATGGAAAGCCCGACGTAATGTCTCTCTTGGGTACGACCAGTAAGATTATTTTCCCTAAGCCATTTAAAGAAGATCATTTAATGACTTCTTCTACTGATGGCTTTGGTAATACGACAACTTATGACTATGATTTAATGAACAGGTCAAGTAATTACCAACGATCATATATTTACGAATATGATGACCCGGGCACTTCGCCAACTCTGGGTCAAAATGGAGTTATTTATAACGTTTTGAAATCACCCATGTATCTCTTGACGGATGTAAATGAACCTAACGGCATCGGTGGTTCCAATACAGTAGCGTATAATTATCGGGATGCTGTTTATAGTCCGAAAAGAGGCTTTCTTGGCTTTAAGGAATTGGATACTTATGATTATGCCAGCGGAATTTCCAATCATAATATCGCGGAGATTGATGCTTCTTTGTTACTACCACATACGGTTCGACAATTGACACTTTACAGTATTGATACTTTAAGTGATACTAAAATTTCTGACACACTATTGAAGGTGTCTTCAAATTATCTTGATAAAAGATATGTCCATCAAATCCTCAAAACATTAAGTATTGATAATTTGACCGGTTCCGCTACAGAGAATTCAAATGTCTATGACAATTATGGAAATATTACCTCTAATACAACTAAGAACGGGTATATGTCAGGAGTATCTATTATTCCTGTCGAAACAGATACTTCTACAACGGTTTATGGTATTCATGGCACACCGGTGCCAGCTGCCCCGGAGTTGGTAACTATAAGCAACACCCGTAGTGGGCAAAGCGCGGCAAATAAACAAATGGCTTATACTTATGATGCTAAAGGGAATGTACTGACATCAACAGATTGGAATGGTACAGCTTTGGCAACAACAACAACAAAGACTTACGATAATTTTGGAAATGTTAAAACAATCGCTGTCAATGCGCCCAATACGCTTACACCTACAGTTGTCAATACTTATGACAATACAGGACGTTTTTTGACCAAAAAGCAGGCAGTTGGTAGTGGTATAACTAAAACGGAAACGTATACTTACGAGCCGGAATGGGGCTTGCCGGCGACCTCCACTTCTTCCGATGGACTAACAACAAGTTATACTTATGATAATAGCTTTGGAAGGTTGATTAAAACGATCTTACCCGATGGAAATGAGATTACCAAAGCACTTAATTGGGAAACATCAGGAAATGCAAGATATTCTACCACGATGCAGAGGGCAGAAGATGGAGGAATGTATTCAAAACAATATTATGATGTATTAAATAGGGAAATAAAGAAAGAAAATGGTGGTTTTAATAATCAATTGTTAACACAGATTAATAATTATGATTATAAGGGTAATCTTTCTTCGCAAACCGAGCCTTATTATGCCAATGAAACATTAATAACTACTATCAATACTTATGATAATTACGGGAGGCTGACAGGTTCTTCAAATGGCGCCAGCTCGGTAACAATTGGTTATAGCAAACTACCTGGGGGGCAATATAAAGTTACAACCACCAACGGGGCTGGGCAGTCAACTAGTAAAACGCAGGATGCAGCTGGTAAAGTTGTTACCTCCAATGACAATGGCGGGCAGATTAACTTTACTTATGATAGTTGGGGCAACCAAAAATCTGTAATCATAGGTAGTAATACGGTTGTTTCTTCTGTATATGATGCCTATGGAAGGCAAACTTCTATGACAGATAAGAATGCCGGTACTATAGCCTACGAATACAATGCTTTGGGTAAAGTAACCAAACAGACAGATGCTTTAGGTCATGTTTATACCGTTGCTTATGACGCTTTTGGAAGGATGACAACACACTCTGGGCCTGAAGGTAGCATTGTTTACACTTATTATAACAATACCTCTTCTGGTAATTGCAATGACAATATTACTCAGATAACTGGTTTCTCAGGAGATGTGACTAATTATTTATACGATAATTTATTTAGACCAACATCGGAATCGGTGGTTTTTGATGGGACTACTTTTACTAAAACAATGGCTTATGACAGCTATGGTAATTTGATAAAAACAACTTACCCGTCAGGCGTTATTATCAATGATACTTATAATAAAAACGGCATCCTTACCAAAACGACCATGGGCAGTGGTGCTGAAAAGACCTTGTTTACAGCAACAGCCATGAATAGCAGAGGGATTTATACCGGCTATTCTTATGGAAACGGTAAATCTTCTACGGTTACTTATGATTTGGTAAAGAGTGCACCCAGCCGTTATTATACGCCCGGGATTCAGGATTTAAACTTTAATTTTGACGCGCAGACAGGTAATTTGTTATCACGGAAAGACTCCATCAAAAATCTGACAGAAACTTTTACTTATGACAACCTGAATAGGCTGACGGGTGCAAGTGTCAATAATGTTGCCCAGTTTTCGATGAGCTATGATAATACGGGCGGCACTTCCTTGGGTAATATAGCCACAAGATCTGATGTGGGGAATTATGTCTATGATAATAATAAAATCAATGCTGTAAAATATATTACCTCCACTACCGGGGGACAGACACCTCCTGGCGTAATATCACAAAATCAACAGGATATCTCTTACACACCTTTTTTAAAGGCTGATACTATTTCTCAGAACGGGTATAAGCTTAGTTATACGTATGGACAAGACTATCAAAGGATCAAAAGCTTATTGAAACAAGGCAGTACTGTAGTAGAAACCAAATACTACTTGGGTGCGTTTGAAAGGCAGATAAAAGGAGGTATTACAAGAGATATTCATTATATCAATGCGGGCAATGGACTTTGTGCAATTATTGTAAAAGAAGGAAGTGCTATAACTCCCTATTTTGTATATAGCGACCATTTAGGAAGTATTTTAAAAGTAACCGATACGTTAGGCGATATTGTAGCGCAACAGAATTTTGATGCTTGGGGTAGGAACAGAAATCCAGATAACTGGACTTACACAGGCATACCCTCCGTGCCAGATTGGTTATACAGAGGCTATACTGGGCATGAGCATCTGGCGCAGTTCGCGTTGATTAATATGAATGGGCGTATGTATGACCCAGTAACAGGTAGAATGCTTAGCCCGGATAATTATATTCAGCAGCCTTGGAATTCTCAATCTTATAACCGATACGGATATTGCATTAATAACCCCCTAATATATACTGATCCGTCGGGTGAAATATTTGGAATTGATGACTTAATTTTCGGAACTGTTGGAGCTTTAATTAACTTTGGTACACAGTTGATTTCAGGAAATGTACATAATTTTGGGCAAGCGCTTGGTTACATTGGAACCGGTTTTGTAAGTGGGGTTGCTTTTGAATATGGAGGGCCAATTGCTGCGGGAGCTATCGCAGGAGCAGGAAACGCTTGGGTTGCTGGAGGGAGCATAAGTCAAATTGCTGCTGGGGCAATTATAGGAGGAGTTTCTGGTGGAGTTGGGCAAGCTGTAGGAAGTTATGCAGGATCAGTGTTAGCTAACGCTACAGGTATTACAGGCGGAGCAATTGGAATAGGTACACAAGCATTGGTGGGGGGAGCAGCTGCAGGATTCACAGGCGGAGCTTTAGGTGGAATGGTAAATGGTGAAGGTTTAGGTCAAAGTTTAAATGAGGGATTGAATTCTGCGTTGGTAGGCGCGGCTTTAGGTGGTGGCTTGGGCGCAGTAAATGGTGGTTTGTCATCTTGGGCTAATGATGAACATGTCTTAACGGGAAAACCTTTGACGTTTGGGAGTACTTCTATAGGAGAACTGAAAGGAAATTTTCTAAGCGAAGCTAATGAAATAAATGATTATCAAAAATTACTAGGTTGGCTAGAAAAAAATGGCTATTTGTCTTCGACTAGAGCGGGAGATTTACAGGCATTTTTAGACCCAAGCGAAAATGATATTGATCTGATATTTAAAAATATTACTACTAATGGTGATTACGGAAGTGATGCTACACTTATACAAACAGGTGAAAATTTATTTAAGCTTAAGCTAGGCAAATACGGGTCACAAGTATTCTTTAGAAACACATTTTCAAATGGTAATATTCCTACTATTTATATTACGGTAAAAGATGCTTTAAGTTCTCAAATGTTTAAAATTAGATTTGGAAATCCAACAAGATAA
- a CDS encoding helix-turn-helix domain-containing protein, whose amino-acid sequence MSGIIISVDKAELENLISHAIVAAFDKAGVSKQRETESILDIDGVQKYLSMKRSSIYQKTHKKEIPHYKKGKALYFLKEELDQWVRQGRRPMKGEIDPEKEMLITRRFKNIQK is encoded by the coding sequence ATGAGTGGAATAATTATTTCAGTAGATAAAGCCGAGCTGGAAAATTTAATTTCTCATGCAATCGTTGCGGCATTCGACAAAGCAGGTGTATCAAAACAAAGGGAAACAGAGAGCATTTTAGACATCGACGGAGTCCAAAAATATCTTTCAATGAAACGTTCTTCAATTTATCAAAAAACACACAAGAAAGAAATACCTCACTACAAAAAAGGGAAAGCTTTATACTTTTTGAAAGAAGAACTTGACCAATGGGTCAGGCAAGGCAGACGTCCCATGAAAGGTGAAATCGACCCAGAAAAAGAGATGCTGATTACAAGAAGATTTAAAAACATCCAAAAATAA
- a CDS encoding replication initiation protein, whose product MNNEAINNSTDKTPKKDGATLNKEYSTLTLPNRTTFMEAREDGGTAFLVTPFSPVQLRVIIYIIKELQLYIKPQLPYIRSFSQEQINQHMVNLNVFQQSLFAHIENSFYCPLPKKIFVKGRNYKFFRQEVESLSLLKIRFKRRNPLTKKIAIYTTGLFSVYEDLSATNKKNKTNFITIEITKIVLEHLCFISVANKGEIEWDSDYYNQLVYEIILRCNRRYSGLLYFYLCTWRRQGGWRVSKEKLRTMLGLTTEYIRDAAFMKYVINPSIEELKNIGLDFWFEAAIENDFINFKIITPKSISEASDRRNDLIAFLKSCHLSEKHIKDLYSVISDARNERKIREITTGCIEYYFKVKGTEHEIHDIDSYIFASIRKWVINRKKQAVRIKLT is encoded by the coding sequence GTGAATAATGAAGCCATCAACAATAGCACTGATAAAACACCAAAGAAGGATGGAGCCACATTAAACAAAGAATACAGCACGCTGACTTTACCGAACAGGACTACCTTTATGGAAGCAAGGGAGGATGGCGGCACTGCGTTTCTTGTTACCCCATTTTCCCCTGTCCAGTTAAGAGTGATTATTTATATCATCAAAGAATTGCAGCTTTATATTAAGCCGCAATTGCCTTATATTCGGAGTTTCTCCCAAGAGCAGATAAACCAGCATATGGTGAATTTGAACGTATTTCAACAGAGCTTGTTTGCCCATATAGAGAATTCGTTTTATTGCCCCCTACCCAAAAAAATATTTGTAAAAGGAAGAAACTACAAGTTTTTCCGGCAAGAAGTGGAAAGCCTTTCCCTCTTAAAAATTCGCTTTAAAAGAAGAAACCCTCTTACAAAAAAAATAGCCATCTATACAACCGGCCTCTTCTCGGTTTATGAAGACTTATCTGCAACGAATAAAAAAAACAAAACCAATTTTATTACGATAGAAATTACAAAAATTGTCTTGGAACATTTGTGCTTCATAAGTGTTGCCAATAAAGGAGAAATTGAATGGGACAGCGATTATTATAACCAATTGGTGTATGAAATTATTTTAAGATGCAACAGGCGTTATAGTGGATTACTCTATTTTTATCTGTGTACCTGGCGCAGGCAGGGTGGTTGGCGGGTTTCCAAAGAAAAGCTTAGAACGATGCTTGGGCTAACTACCGAATATATCCGCGATGCTGCATTTATGAAATACGTTATTAATCCGTCTATTGAAGAATTAAAAAACATTGGACTGGATTTTTGGTTCGAAGCTGCCATCGAAAACGATTTTATTAATTTTAAAATCATCACCCCAAAAAGTATTTCCGAAGCATCAGATAGAAGAAATGATTTAATTGCATTTCTTAAAAGTTGCCATCTTTCTGAAAAGCATATCAAAGATTTATACAGCGTTATTTCTGATGCGCGGAACGAGAGAAAAATAAGGGAAATTACAACCGGTTGTATTGAATATTATTTTAAGGTTAAAGGAACAGAACATGAAATACACGATATAGATAGCTACATTTTTGCATCTATCCGTAAATGGGTTATTAACAGAAAGAAGCAGGCCGTGCGTATAAAACTTACCTGA
- a CDS encoding T9SS type A sorting domain-containing protein, giving the protein MKKIFILIFVLTSLFGMYASGQSLPPGTCGIVYTYDAAGNRTKQEYVINNSAFANIVDSQKIARLNESVNVLKVDVLYPNPTTGYFAVRLVKQLQNDLVTITDVSGRVILQRKENGNLLHYNFAQEPAGVYTLNITEGQQSISMKIMKR; this is encoded by the coding sequence ATGAAAAAGATATTTATTTTAATTTTTGTATTAACTTCTTTATTTGGGATGTATGCTTCCGGACAATCTTTACCCCCTGGTACTTGTGGTATTGTATATACCTATGATGCTGCCGGTAACCGTACAAAACAGGAATATGTAATTAATAACTCCGCTTTCGCGAATATTGTGGATAGCCAAAAAATAGCCCGGCTGAATGAGAGTGTAAATGTTTTAAAAGTAGATGTTTTGTATCCCAATCCGACCACTGGTTATTTTGCTGTCCGGCTGGTGAAGCAATTGCAAAACGACTTGGTTACCATCACGGATGTTTCAGGGAGAGTAATACTACAACGAAAAGAAAATGGCAACCTCCTGCATTACAACTTTGCGCAGGAACCTGCCGGTGTGTACACATTAAATATTACGGAAGGACAACAATCTATTTCGATGAAAATAATGAAGCGGTAG